A single Streptomyces sannanensis DNA region contains:
- a CDS encoding aminoglycoside phosphotransferase produces the protein MITAFDDPRIRLARNMLGAVQVLSDRSLPPRLLRLVDTDGRQFFAKQHSERERYVRELHAYRAWGTHLNGHAPRVVGHQDSTCTLLLAAFPGVRADTMAPGSPEEERAHYEAGRVLVKLHHATSVPRTGAVGTELSQRLRHWIARADQAVLISAAEHDRLSHYADVLANTLMDSAVCHLDYQPRNWLIGDSFGLCDFEHMRRDARIRDFARLEFRRWQAAPHLRAAFFAGYGTPLSDTEQRLLESFGAIEAITALVRGQEQDDLALSTHGRTVLARLT, from the coding sequence GTGATCACAGCGTTCGACGATCCACGCATCCGGCTGGCCCGGAACATGCTCGGAGCGGTCCAGGTACTGTCCGACCGGTCGCTCCCGCCCCGACTCCTGCGCCTGGTCGACACCGACGGACGCCAGTTCTTCGCCAAGCAGCACAGCGAGCGCGAACGGTACGTCCGGGAACTCCACGCCTACCGCGCGTGGGGAACCCACCTGAACGGCCACGCCCCCAGGGTGGTCGGCCATCAGGACTCCACGTGCACCCTGCTGCTGGCCGCCTTCCCCGGCGTACGGGCGGACACGATGGCCCCGGGCTCTCCCGAGGAGGAGCGAGCCCACTACGAAGCGGGCCGCGTGCTCGTCAAGCTGCATCACGCCACCTCGGTCCCGCGCACCGGCGCCGTCGGAACGGAGCTGTCGCAACGGCTCCGGCACTGGATCGCCCGGGCGGACCAGGCCGTTCTCATCTCCGCGGCCGAGCACGACCGTCTGAGCCACTACGCGGACGTCCTGGCGAACACCCTCATGGACAGTGCAGTGTGTCACCTCGACTACCAGCCGCGGAACTGGCTCATTGGCGACTCCTTCGGGCTATGCGACTTCGAACACATGCGCCGGGACGCCCGCATCCGCGACTTCGCCCGGCTCGAATTCCGCCGTTGGCAGGCGGCGCCCCACCTCCGGGCGGCGTTCTTCGCCGGGTACGGAACGCCGCTGTCCGACACCGAGCAGCGCCTGCTCGAGTCCTTCGGCGCCATCGAGGCCATCACCGCCCTGGTCCGCGGACAAGAGCAAGACGACCTCGCCCTGAGCACCCACGGCCGCACCGTCCTGGCTCGGCTCACTTGA
- a CDS encoding adenosylhomocysteinase, with protein sequence MESPERARLDAFFRHITAQFPAGEQVTSLIITHLLPERPAFLRAMASTSTVGAVLPKPKSIDQPTLEDVRLTYDVHHLSRDLFADSTRALEYLEDTAGGQHVVLMDIGGYFAPCLATLVEKFSGRVLGVVEDTENGHQRYAALDPLPCPVVSVARSPLKDCEDHLVGRSIVFSTDALVRARGDILTSRNACVIGFGKIGRAIAQALRAQDLRVTVYDTDPVKRVQAHSHGFRTSSTTTEAVRDAELVLCATGNLALRQDDFAAMRNGAYLASVTSSEDELELGSLHGLYQRTPVGEHLTRYEITGHYFYVLAGGGAVNFVHGAAVGTYIHLVQAEILAATAALSHSRFQPGLHDMPPPDRQTIARIWLDHFDR encoded by the coding sequence GTGGAGAGTCCTGAGAGAGCGCGACTGGACGCCTTCTTCCGGCACATCACGGCGCAGTTTCCCGCCGGCGAACAGGTCACTTCGCTGATCATCACGCACCTGCTCCCCGAGCGACCGGCATTCCTGCGCGCGATGGCCTCGACGTCCACCGTGGGCGCCGTACTGCCCAAGCCCAAGTCCATTGATCAGCCGACGCTGGAAGACGTCCGGCTCACGTACGACGTCCACCATCTCAGCCGGGATCTGTTCGCCGACTCGACCAGAGCGCTGGAGTACCTGGAGGACACGGCCGGCGGCCAGCACGTCGTCCTGATGGACATCGGCGGCTACTTCGCGCCGTGTCTAGCCACTCTGGTAGAGAAGTTCTCCGGCCGCGTCCTCGGCGTCGTCGAGGACACAGAGAACGGACACCAGCGGTACGCGGCACTCGATCCCCTGCCGTGTCCCGTCGTCTCGGTGGCCCGCTCCCCACTGAAGGACTGCGAGGACCACCTGGTGGGCAGGTCCATCGTCTTCTCGACCGATGCCCTCGTACGTGCCCGTGGCGACATCCTGACCAGCCGAAACGCCTGTGTCATCGGGTTCGGCAAGATCGGCCGAGCCATCGCCCAGGCCCTCCGGGCCCAGGACCTGCGCGTCACCGTGTACGACACTGATCCGGTCAAGAGAGTGCAGGCGCACTCCCACGGTTTCCGCACGAGCTCGACGACCACCGAGGCGGTCCGTGATGCCGAACTCGTCCTGTGCGCCACCGGCAACCTGGCACTCCGACAGGACGACTTCGCCGCCATGCGCAACGGCGCGTACCTCGCCTCGGTGACTTCTTCGGAGGACGAACTCGAACTCGGAAGCCTTCACGGCCTCTACCAGCGCACACCGGTCGGCGAGCATCTGACGCGCTACGAGATCACTGGCCACTACTTCTACGTGCTGGCCGGGGGCGGAGCCGTCAACTTCGTGCACGGCGCCGCCGTCGGCACGTACATCCATCTCGTCCAGGCCGAGATACTCGCCGCCACAGCCGCCCTCAGCCATAGCCGCTTCCAGCCCGGCCTTCACGACATGCCCCCGCCCGACCGCCAGACCATCGCCAGGATCTGGCTCGACCACTTCGACAGGTGA
- a CDS encoding topology modulation protein, which translates to MKKVAIVGCGGSGKSYLARELGRILDAPVTHLDAAFYDDEWNELPMEKFAQLQRELVAQPTWVIDGNYNSTLQIRLEACDTVVLMDVSTVAALSGIFSRQIRHGAGHKGNGVHNRIHWGVIKYVSTYRRRMRPRVMAKIEEFASGRADVVLLPNRRQTRRWLRKVAAEHC; encoded by the coding sequence ATGAAGAAGGTCGCCATCGTCGGCTGCGGGGGCAGCGGCAAGTCCTATCTGGCCCGCGAGCTGGGGAGGATCCTCGACGCCCCAGTGACGCACCTGGACGCCGCGTTCTACGACGACGAGTGGAACGAGCTGCCCATGGAGAAGTTCGCCCAGCTGCAGCGCGAGCTGGTCGCTCAGCCGACGTGGGTGATCGACGGCAACTACAACTCGACACTGCAGATCCGGCTCGAAGCCTGCGACACCGTGGTCTTGATGGACGTGTCGACCGTGGCCGCGCTGTCCGGGATCTTCTCCCGGCAGATCCGGCACGGGGCTGGACACAAGGGCAACGGGGTACACAACCGCATCCACTGGGGCGTGATCAAGTACGTGTCGACTTACCGCCGCAGGATGCGCCCCCGCGTCATGGCCAAGATCGAGGAGTTCGCCTCCGGCCGAGCCGACGTTGTGCTGCTGCCCAACCGGCGCCAGACGCGACGCTGGCTGCGGAAGGTAGCCGCCGAGCACTGCTGA
- a CDS encoding histidine phosphatase family protein has protein sequence MITTELVFIRHGEAQCNVDGLVGGPRTCTGLTYRGYAQVEQVARRLATEHREKPFNTLYAGPRIRLRQTAEIISQALQIPLSTDARLDGPVHGAADGKPWTGVKTTADGGPHAHPDKPWATGSDTWNGYLERAGRFLQELIDQHEGDRVLFAAHGETVITAHTLLLGIPLGSPAGFTVSHGSITRWQRHLNRLGQRRWMLDRHNDTEHLAALAQEVAS, from the coding sequence ATGATCACCACCGAACTCGTCTTCATACGCCACGGCGAGGCCCAGTGCAACGTCGACGGCCTGGTCGGAGGACCGCGAACCTGCACCGGTTTGACCTACCGCGGGTACGCCCAAGTCGAGCAGGTCGCCCGCCGACTCGCCACCGAACACCGGGAGAAGCCGTTCAACACGCTCTACGCCGGCCCGCGCATCCGCCTGCGCCAGACCGCCGAGATCATCAGCCAGGCCCTCCAGATCCCGCTGTCCACCGACGCACGCCTCGACGGTCCGGTCCACGGCGCCGCTGACGGCAAGCCCTGGACCGGGGTGAAGACCACCGCCGACGGCGGACCGCACGCCCACCCCGACAAGCCCTGGGCCACTGGCTCCGACACCTGGAACGGCTACCTGGAGCGCGCCGGCCGATTCCTCCAGGAACTCATCGACCAGCACGAGGGCGACCGGGTCCTGTTCGCCGCCCACGGCGAGACCGTGATCACCGCCCACACCCTCCTCTTGGGGATCCCGCTCGGCTCCCCCGCGGGTTTCACGGTCTCCCACGGGTCCATCACCCGCTGGCAGCGCCACCTCAACCGGCTGGGGCAGAGACGGTGGATGCTCGACCGGCACAACGACACCGAACACTTGGCCGCCTTAGCGCAGGAGGTTGCCTCGTGA
- a CDS encoding 3-deoxy-manno-octulosonate cytidylyltransferase: protein MASTTAAQTHTVRRRIAVIPCRWAASRFPGKPLARLGDKPLLWHVHQRCLEAKRLDGVVVATDDERIEDACHQLGIKCLRTGEHHTGTDRVAESAEHLSADAYINVQGDEPFIDPAAIDAVSEALDHMAPGTLAVNAYTELNDAGAVLDHNVVKVVLGTGSNALMFSRQPIPYPRGDRPTYLRQLGLYGFTAKALSLFRHLPQGPLERAEGIEMLRLIEHGHGVRMLSVTDQGVAVDTPEDLERAEALLRSRLRTRQSSSSSNSPPSALPS, encoded by the coding sequence GTGGCCTCCACCACAGCAGCGCAGACGCACACCGTACGCCGCCGCATAGCCGTCATCCCTTGCCGGTGGGCGGCTTCCCGGTTCCCCGGAAAGCCCCTGGCCCGGCTCGGGGACAAGCCCCTGCTCTGGCACGTCCACCAACGCTGCCTGGAAGCGAAGCGCCTTGACGGCGTAGTGGTCGCCACAGACGACGAGCGCATTGAGGACGCCTGCCACCAGCTGGGCATCAAATGCTTACGCACGGGAGAACACCACACCGGCACCGACCGCGTCGCCGAGTCCGCGGAACACCTCTCCGCCGACGCCTACATCAACGTCCAGGGCGACGAGCCGTTCATCGATCCGGCCGCGATCGACGCCGTCTCCGAGGCCCTGGATCACATGGCCCCCGGCACACTCGCCGTGAACGCGTACACGGAGCTGAACGACGCCGGCGCCGTCCTCGACCACAACGTCGTCAAGGTCGTCCTCGGGACCGGGAGCAACGCCTTGATGTTCTCCCGGCAACCGATCCCCTACCCGAGGGGAGACCGGCCGACGTATCTGCGTCAGCTGGGACTCTACGGCTTCACAGCCAAGGCCCTCAGCCTGTTCCGCCATCTCCCGCAAGGGCCTCTGGAGCGCGCCGAGGGCATCGAGATGCTGCGCCTCATCGAGCACGGTCACGGGGTACGCATGCTCTCGGTCACAGACCAAGGCGTCGCAGTCGACACACCGGAGGACCTTGAAAGGGCGGAGGCGCTGCTGCGATCCCGCCTTCGGACGAGGCAGTCCTCCAGCTCGTCCAACTCGCCGCCTTCGGCCTTGCCGAGTTGA
- a CDS encoding NUDIX hydrolase: MPPSPNHIRDTVDAYLARHPGERNNLDPLFKALADAEDPTSRKTFPAHVTCSAIVIDDNDQVLHIRHNATGKALAPGGHNEPGDRDLPSAALRELHEETGIPCDAVVPIPGFETVPLDIDVHDINANPAKGEPAHQHIDFRWPFRLRAQHSVTLQTEEVSGYEWRSFEDSASPTVRDKLGLLHRTPRS; the protein is encoded by the coding sequence ATGCCGCCGTCCCCCAACCACATCCGCGACACCGTCGACGCTTACCTCGCCCGTCACCCGGGCGAGCGAAACAACCTCGACCCGTTGTTCAAGGCTCTCGCCGACGCAGAGGACCCGACCAGCCGGAAGACGTTCCCGGCCCACGTCACCTGCAGCGCCATCGTCATCGACGACAACGACCAGGTACTCCACATCCGGCACAACGCGACGGGCAAGGCCCTCGCGCCGGGTGGACACAACGAGCCGGGCGACCGCGACCTTCCCAGTGCCGCCCTGCGCGAACTCCACGAGGAGACCGGCATCCCCTGTGACGCGGTTGTCCCCATCCCCGGGTTCGAGACCGTGCCCCTGGACATCGACGTGCACGACATCAACGCCAATCCTGCCAAGGGTGAGCCGGCGCACCAGCACATCGACTTCCGCTGGCCCTTCCGCCTCCGGGCCCAGCACTCGGTGACGCTCCAGACCGAGGAGGTCAGCGGCTACGAGTGGCGATCGTTCGAGGACTCCGCCTCTCCGACCGTCCGAGACAAGCTGGGCCTCCTCCACCGAACCCCACGTTCCTGA
- a CDS encoding class I SAM-dependent methyltransferase gives MSSTNPFLDPGWQADLYGDASRLASRSNALMRAKTSGRHVPDTIVQLVQTHHERADRLGVALDIGCGRGTSSRVIAEQLRPRSLLGLDAAPALIDKARERACRMPGVLVSFLQGDFHQLPLPTGSCDLAVAAFCLYHSLHPERVVAEIDRVLVPGGLAVLVTKSLDSYREIDQLVAAAGLDLRAERHESLYVSAHSGNIASLAAASLDVVTTEHEEHSFTFDGHDHIAEYLATNPKYDLAPGLYGNPGALAAALHEVLPDQLLTTRSVITFVVARSRGGCP, from the coding sequence ATGAGTAGTACCAACCCCTTCCTGGACCCCGGCTGGCAGGCGGATCTGTACGGTGACGCCTCGCGGCTGGCAAGCCGGTCCAACGCCCTGATGCGGGCCAAGACCTCCGGCCGCCATGTACCGGACACGATCGTCCAGCTTGTACAGACCCACCACGAGCGAGCGGATCGCCTCGGTGTGGCCCTGGACATCGGCTGCGGCCGCGGAACAAGCAGCAGGGTCATCGCCGAGCAGCTCCGGCCACGGAGCCTCCTCGGCCTCGACGCCGCCCCAGCCCTGATCGATAAGGCCCGCGAGCGTGCCTGCCGGATGCCCGGGGTCCTGGTGAGCTTCCTCCAGGGAGACTTTCACCAGCTCCCCCTGCCGACCGGATCATGCGATCTAGCCGTCGCTGCGTTCTGCCTCTACCACTCGCTTCACCCTGAGAGAGTTGTCGCGGAAATCGACCGGGTCCTCGTCCCCGGGGGCCTGGCCGTGCTCGTCACCAAGAGCCTCGACAGCTACCGCGAGATCGACCAGCTGGTCGCCGCCGCCGGTCTCGACCTGCGGGCCGAGCGGCACGAGAGCCTGTACGTCTCGGCGCACAGCGGCAACATCGCGAGCCTGGCCGCCGCGTCGCTCGACGTGGTCACCACCGAGCACGAGGAGCACAGCTTCACCTTCGACGGACACGACCACATCGCGGAGTACCTCGCCACCAATCCGAAGTACGACCTGGCCCCCGGCCTGTACGGCAACCCTGGGGCGCTGGCGGCGGCCCTTCACGAGGTCCTGCCGGATCAGCTGCTCACCACCCGGTCCGTCATCACGTTCGTCGTGGCCCGATCGAGGGGAGGGTGTCCGTGA
- a CDS encoding phosphotransferase has translation MTISYFTKHYEAPQQVAAAARHHAWIAEHARPLRQPALTVVGPTSLTYERIEGRPAQREDLQQLATLLGDAHGAAWVSDLRPAPLNTPHRFQDGTAFGDYLGPRETALRRRLEQGYLPDKAALHAMLRLLEKTAEGPTAFYKDSNPRNFLITETGTVFTVDTDDLTLAPMAYDLAKLIATLLLTYGPLPDQAIDSALAAYNQAAGRHDTRLAATERDRLDDFLALHAVLTAPYVGRNGYRYGWPPRRPRPRGSA, from the coding sequence GTGACGATCAGCTATTTCACCAAGCACTACGAGGCCCCCCAGCAGGTCGCTGCGGCTGCTCGTCACCACGCCTGGATCGCCGAGCACGCGCGACCCCTGCGGCAACCGGCGCTGACGGTGGTCGGGCCTACCAGCCTGACGTACGAGCGGATCGAAGGCCGCCCGGCCCAGCGGGAGGACCTTCAGCAGCTGGCGACGCTGCTGGGCGACGCCCACGGAGCCGCCTGGGTCAGCGACCTGCGCCCGGCGCCCCTGAACACGCCGCACCGCTTCCAGGACGGCACCGCGTTCGGCGACTACCTGGGCCCGCGGGAGACCGCCCTCCGACGGCGGCTGGAGCAGGGATACCTTCCGGACAAGGCCGCCCTGCACGCGATGCTGAGGCTACTGGAGAAGACCGCCGAGGGGCCCACAGCCTTCTACAAGGACAGCAACCCCCGGAACTTCCTCATCACCGAGACCGGCACCGTCTTCACCGTCGACACGGACGACCTCACGCTCGCCCCGATGGCGTACGACCTGGCGAAGCTGATCGCGACGCTGCTCCTGACGTACGGGCCACTCCCGGACCAGGCCATCGACTCGGCCCTGGCCGCCTACAACCAGGCCGCCGGACGCCACGACACCCGGCTCGCTGCCACGGAACGCGATCGGCTCGACGATTTCCTCGCCCTGCACGCCGTTCTGACCGCCCCGTACGTCGGGCGCAACGGCTACCGCTATGGCTGGCCGCCCAGGCGCCCCCGACCTCGAGGTTCCGCATGA
- a CDS encoding NAD-dependent epimerase/dehydratase family protein, which yields MVTGAAGFIGSHLAHTLVQAGAVVVGVDRRDPATDRTAAANLAALQGVPGYMHVTADLLNCAIEPLLVDADVIFHLAGIPGVRPSWGPQFGEYVTCNVLATHRVMGASTRIGVPRLVVASSSSVYGPTDGGASVETDRPQPASPYAVTKLAEEQLCLAHAAQAHCPTAVVALRYFTVYGPRQRSDMFTHRAIQAALTGQPLRLYGDGHQRRDFTYIDDAVTATIAAATTPSAQGVINVGGGSNASLLEVIHIANSLVGRDIQVHQQNPRTGDVLTTRANPGRAREVLGWQPQVDLHSGMRAHMQALTAEPAAYGRVA from the coding sequence GTGGTGACTGGCGCCGCCGGCTTCATCGGCTCCCATCTCGCACACACCCTTGTCCAAGCCGGAGCCGTCGTCGTTGGGGTCGACCGCCGCGACCCGGCTACCGACCGCACGGCCGCGGCCAACCTCGCCGCTCTGCAAGGGGTCCCGGGGTACATGCACGTCACCGCCGACCTGCTCAACTGCGCGATCGAGCCGCTCCTGGTCGACGCGGACGTCATCTTCCACCTGGCAGGGATCCCTGGCGTACGCCCCTCCTGGGGACCGCAGTTCGGCGAGTACGTCACGTGTAACGTCCTCGCTACCCATCGCGTCATGGGTGCCTCCACCCGCATCGGTGTCCCCCGGCTGGTTGTGGCCTCGTCCTCCAGCGTCTACGGCCCCACCGACGGCGGTGCGAGTGTCGAGACCGACCGCCCGCAGCCGGCATCTCCGTACGCGGTGACGAAGCTCGCCGAGGAGCAGCTCTGCCTGGCGCACGCCGCGCAGGCCCACTGCCCCACCGCCGTCGTCGCCCTGCGGTACTTCACCGTTTACGGCCCACGGCAGCGCTCGGACATGTTCACGCACCGTGCCATCCAGGCAGCCCTGACCGGCCAACCGTTGCGCCTGTACGGAGACGGTCACCAGCGCCGGGACTTCACCTACATCGACGACGCGGTCACCGCCACCATCGCCGCCGCCACCACTCCGAGCGCACAGGGGGTGATCAACGTGGGGGGAGGCTCGAACGCGTCCCTGCTCGAAGTGATCCACATCGCGAACAGCCTCGTCGGACGCGACATCCAGGTGCACCAGCAGAACCCGCGCACCGGAGACGTCCTCACCACCCGCGCCAACCCCGGCCGCGCCCGCGAAGTCCTGGGCTGGCAGCCCCAGGTCGACCTCCACAGCGGCATGCGCGCCCACATGCAGGCCCTGACCGCCGAGCCCGCCGCGTACGGCCGGGTGGCATAA